In one Populus nigra chromosome 12, ddPopNigr1.1, whole genome shotgun sequence genomic region, the following are encoded:
- the LOC133669982 gene encoding potassium transporter 2-like codes for MDLGHGKCWDTSKKDSWKTLLLLAYQSLGVVYGDLSTSPLYVYKSTFAEDIQHSDTNEEIFGVLSFVFWTLTLVPLFKYVFVVLRADDNGEGGTFALYSLICRHAKVSLLPNRQVADESLSTYKLENPPEKDSSRVKMYLEKHKALHTALLILVLLGTCMVIGDGLLTPAISVFTAVSGLELSMSSNHHQYAVVPITCFILACLFTLQHYGTHRVGFLFAPVVLAWLLCISALGLYNIIHWNPHVYQALSPYYMFKFMKKTKKGGWMSLGGILLCITGSEAMFADLGHFSYTAIQIAFTFLVYPALILAYMGQAAYLSQHHDNTNHIGFYISVPGKLRIPVLIIAILASVVGSQAIISGTFSIINQSQSLGCFPRVKVVHTSDKIHGQIYIPEINWMLMILCIAVTIGFRDTKHMGNASGLAVMTVMLVTTCLTSLVIILCWHKPPILALSFLLFFGSIELLYFSASLTKFTEGAWLPILLALILMTIMFVWHYATIKKYEFDLHNKVSLEWLLALGPSLGIARVPGIGLVFTDLTSGIPANFSRFVTNLPAFHRVLVFVCVKSVPVPFVPPAERYLVGRVGPPGHRSYRCIVRYGYRDVHQDVDSFESELIARLADFINYDWHRSHGTNSFPEDDASQSNESSNEYSLAVIGTVAIPGIPAYEIEESVQLASISGGFSTVESMTDVIEMEPVGVVERRVRFAIDDESGSHSPADMHLQLQEELEDLLSAQQAGTAFILGHSHVKAKQGSSLLKRLALNFGYNFLRRNCRGPDVALKVPPVSLLEVGMVYVM; via the exons ATGGATCTTGGGCATGGCAAGTGTTGGGATACTTCGAAG AAGGATTCTTGGAAGACATTGTTGCTTTTGGCTTATCAGAGCCTTGGAGTAGTATATGGTGACTTGAGCACTTCCCCTCTCTATGTTTACAAGAGCACATTCGCAGAAGACATTCAACATTCAGATACCAATGAAGAGATTTTTGGTGTTCTATCTTTTGTTTTCTGGACCCTCACTCTGGTCCCCTTATTCAAGTATGTCTTTGTGGTCCTTCGAGCAGATGACAATGGAGAGG GTGGTACTTTTGCATTGTATTCATTGATATGCCGGCATGCAAAGGTTAGCCTTCTGCCCAATAGACAGGTTGCAGATGAATCACTCTCCACGTACAAACTAGAGAACCCTCCAGAGAAGGACAGCTCAAGGGTTAAAATGTACCTTGAGAAGCACAAGGCCTTGCACACTGCATTGCTAATCTTGGTTCTTCTTGGCACTTGCATGGTAATTGGAGATGGACTGCTCACTCCAGCAATTTCTG TCTTCACAGCAGTGTCTGGTCTTGAGCTTTCCATGTCCAGTAACCATCATCAAT ATGCAGTAGTTCCAATCACTTGCTTCATCTTGGCGTGCCTTTTTACACTTCAACACTATGGCACACATCGGGTGGGATTTCTCTTTGCACCAGTTGTCTTGGCATGGCTGCTATGCATAAGTGCCCTTGGTCTGTATAATATAATCCACTGGAACCCACACGTCTATCAAGCTCTTTCTCCATATTACATGTTCAAGTtcatgaagaaaacaaagaaaggcgGGTGGATGTCTTTGGGTGGAATATTGTTGTGCATAACAG GCTCCGAGGCAATGTTTGCTGATCTTGGCCATTTCTCGTATACTGCAATTCAG ATTGCATTCACCTTTCTGGTTTATCCAGCCCTTATATTGGCATATATGGGGCAAGCTGCTTATTTGTCACAGCATCATGACAACACAAACCATATTGGCTTTTATATCTCGGTCCCAG GGAAGTTAAGGATACCTGTCCTCATAATAGCTATTCTTGCTTCTGTTGTGGGAAGCCAAGCAATCATCAGTGGAACATTCTCTATCATAAACCAGAGCCAGTCGCTTGGATGTTTCCCAAGAGTGAAGGTTGTTCACACTTCTGACAAGATACATGGCCAGATTTATATCCCTGAGATCAATTGGATGCTCATGATCCTCTGTATTGCTGTGACAATTGGATTTAGAGACACGAAGCACATGGGAAATGCATCAG GGTTAGCAGTGATGACAGTGATGCTAGTGACCACATGCCTTACTTCCCTTGTTATCATCCTTTGTTGGCACAAACCCCCTATTCTAGCATTATCCTTTCTACTTTTCTTCGGCTCCATTGAGTTGCTTTACTTCTCAGCTTCACTAACCAAATTCACCGAGGGTGCATGGCTCCCCATCCTTCTAGCCCTCATTTTGATGACCATCATGTTTGTTTGGCATTATGCCACCATTAAGAAATATGAATTTGATCTACACAACAAGGTATCACTAGAATGGCTCTTAGCCTTGGGTCCAAGCTTGGGGATTGCTAGAGTCCCTGGCATTGGCTTAGTTTTCACTGATCTCACCTCTGGCATCCCTGCTAACTTCTCACGCTTTGTCACCAACCTCCCTGCCTTCCATCGTGTCCTTGTCTTTGTGTGTGTAAAATCAGTGCCTGTGCCTTTTGTGCCCCCTGCGGAGAGGTATCTTGTTGGTCGTGTGGGTCCTCCAGGTCATCGGTCTTACAGGTGCATTGTCCGTTATGGATATCGTGATGTGCACCAGGATGTTGATTCTTTTGAATCAGAGCTCATTGCTCGACTGGCTGATTTCATCAACTATGATTGGCATCGAAGTCATGGGACTAACTCATTTCCTGAGGACGATGCATCTCAATCCAATGAATCATCAAATGAGTATAGCTTGGCAGTGATTGGAACTGTCGCTATCCCAGGCATACCAGCTTATGAGATTGAGGAGAGTGTGCAGCTAGCAAGTATATCTGGTGGTTTCTCTACAGTAGAAAGCATGACAGATGTTATTGAAATGGAACCGGTTGGGGTAGTAGAAAGAAGAGTGAGGTTTGCTATTGATGATGAGTCCGGATCCCATTCACCAGCTGATATGCATTTGCAGTTACAAGAAGAGCTAGAAGATTTGTTATCAGCCCAACAAGCTGGTACTGCATTTATACTTGGGCACTCGCATGTTAAAGCAAAGCAAGGATCATCACTTCTGAAGAGATTGGCTCTTAATTTTGGGTACAATTTTCTCAGGCGGAACTGCCGAGGGCCAGATGTGGCACTCAAGGTTCCGCCAGTGTCTCTTCTAGAGGTCGGTATGGTTTATGTTATGTAA